A window from uncultured Desulfobacter sp. encodes these proteins:
- a CDS encoding MarR family transcriptional regulator, with translation MVAENNTVLDTAAFDLTCALQPVRRAWRKAAAEVVQDADITPSLAAVLLMLYRIGPSVQQKILALEVGINAAALVRMLDKGEALGLLARTDMPEDRRSKAICLLPEGEKLAVKMEDKLLVLRRRLFENIPPDQIRTAVQVLRSLEEKSQAVLNQERS, from the coding sequence ATGGTGGCAGAAAACAATACCGTTCTTGATACGGCAGCATTTGATCTGACCTGCGCGCTGCAGCCGGTTCGAAGGGCATGGCGTAAGGCCGCGGCAGAGGTGGTTCAGGATGCAGATATAACACCATCCCTGGCTGCCGTTCTTCTGATGCTTTACAGAATCGGCCCAAGTGTTCAGCAAAAAATTCTGGCCCTGGAAGTCGGCATTAACGCCGCCGCCCTGGTACGCATGCTGGACAAGGGAGAGGCATTGGGTTTGTTGGCACGCACAGATATGCCCGAAGATCGTAGAAGCAAGGCCATCTGTCTTTTGCCCGAAGGGGAAAAACTGGCCGTAAAAATGGAGGATAAACTGTTGGTGCTTCGCCGGCGCTTGTTTGAAAATATACCGCCGGATCAAATCCGGACCGCTGTCCAGGTGCTGCGATCCCTTGAAGAAAAAAGCCAGGCCGTTTTGAACCAGGAGCGTTCATGA
- a CDS encoding ABC transporter permease subunit (The N-terminal region of this protein, as described by TIGR01726, is a three transmembrane segment that identifies a subfamily of ABC transporter permease subunits, which specificities that include histidine, arginine, glutamine, glutamate, L-cystine (sic), the opines (in Agrobacterium) octopine and nopaline, etc.), producing MDFELIIDSLPKLLKATQMTLALMGITAVVGLVLAFGVAMLRVSKKKYLKWPAYGYIFFFRGSPLLVQLFLIYYGLAQFEWVRDSFL from the coding sequence ATGGATTTTGAACTGATCATCGATTCGCTTCCCAAACTGCTCAAAGCCACCCAAATGACCCTGGCCCTGATGGGTATCACAGCTGTTGTCGGACTTGTTCTGGCCTTTGGCGTGGCGATGTTGCGGGTGTCCAAAAAAAAATATCTGAAATGGCCTGCATATGGGTATATATTTTTTTTCAGGGGAAGCCCGCTGCTGGTTCAGCTTTTCCTGATATATTACGGGCTGGCCCAGTTTGAATGGGTACGGGACAGCTTTTTGTGA
- a CDS encoding DUF1656 domain-containing protein, with protein MMTDFNFFGVMISPLLICLLFAFAARVAISRFLSTIGVYKWIWHRSLFNLSIYIVLVWVCFNALTTYGG; from the coding sequence ATGATGACTGATTTTAATTTTTTCGGCGTAATGATTTCGCCGCTGCTGATATGTCTTCTCTTTGCTTTTGCGGCCAGGGTTGCCATATCCCGGTTCCTGTCAACCATTGGGGTCTATAAATGGATCTGGCACCGTTCCCTGTTTAACCTTTCAATTTATATTGTTCTGGTGTGGGTCTGCTTTAACGCACTCACCACCTATGGAGGATAG
- a CDS encoding carboxymuconolactone decarboxylase family protein yields the protein MFDFAPAIDQYLKAHLFGDIFQRDVLTWNERELATAAGLANIKGVGSQLMAHYAISMNNGIAPDQLREFVTVLEECCGTDVANDAKACLKQVLANK from the coding sequence ATGTTTGATTTTGCCCCCGCCATAGACCAGTATCTCAAGGCCCATCTTTTCGGAGATATTTTCCAGAGGGATGTGCTGACCTGGAATGAACGCGAACTTGCCACCGCGGCAGGACTTGCAAATATTAAAGGTGTCGGCAGCCAGCTGATGGCCCACTATGCCATCAGCATGAACAACGGTATTGCTCCGGACCAGCTCCGGGAATTTGTAACGGTTCTGGAAGAATGCTGCGGCACCGACGTTGCCAATGACGCCAAGGCCTGCCTTAAACAAGTGCTGGCCAACAAATAA
- a CDS encoding carboxymuconolactone decarboxylase family protein has translation MQTKLTQKQLAIIPIAAHTAGGELDKLKISLEDGLDAGLTVNEIKEILVQMYAYAGFPRSLNGIATFIAVMDDRKAKALKMKRGKSPHPCPKTKPIWNSAPKTRPDWSVNR, from the coding sequence ATGCAAACAAAATTAACGCAAAAGCAGTTAGCGATCATTCCCATTGCCGCGCATACAGCAGGCGGAGAGCTGGATAAACTGAAAATAAGTCTGGAAGATGGACTTGATGCGGGGTTGACCGTCAATGAAATCAAGGAAATTCTTGTTCAAATGTACGCCTATGCCGGCTTTCCCAGAAGCTTGAACGGCATTGCCACCTTTATTGCGGTGATGGACGACCGCAAGGCCAAAGCTTTGAAGATGAAACGGGGAAAGAGTCCGCACCCCTGCCCGAAGACAAAACCAATCTGGAATTCGGCACCGAAAACCAGACCCGACTGGTCGGTCAACCGGTGA
- a CDS encoding ABC transporter permease subunit, translated as MWCALIAFCLNTAAYTGEVLRGAIEAVPAGQVEAGRAMGMSGWMLLKRIVAPQAVRIALPAYSNEFIYTIKDSSLASTVTLLELTGMARNIVARTYEPIEIFLVSACIYLFLVFIATQAFKWVETRLRYI; from the coding sequence ATGTGGTGTGCCCTTATAGCCTTTTGTTTGAATACGGCAGCCTATACGGGTGAAGTGCTCAGGGGGGCCATTGAAGCAGTTCCGGCCGGCCAGGTTGAGGCAGGACGGGCAATGGGCATGTCCGGATGGATGCTGCTTAAACGGATCGTAGCGCCCCAGGCCGTCAGAATTGCCCTGCCCGCTTACAGCAATGAGTTTATCTACACCATAAAAGACAGTTCACTGGCCAGTACGGTCACCCTTCTTGAGCTGACCGGTATGGCCAGAAACATCGTGGCACGGACATATGAACCCATTGAAATCTTCCTGGTCAGCGCATGCATTTATCTGTTTTTAGTCTTCATTGCAACCCAGGCCTTCAAATGGGTTGAAACACGATTGCGCTATATTTAG
- a CDS encoding FUSC family protein, which yields MKFSVSTWIYAIKIYLACIISFVISCWMGLDQNYWTILTCCVLMNPYSGMTRAKSVHRMIGTLAGGGGALFYASFLANAPVLMLIVLGITGGAGFAMALLDRTPRSYGYRIFSVTLMLVALPSVGNPLHIFDTTVARVFEIGLAVLCTTLVDAVIFPKSMRPIVLKKIDIWLKDTDAWTRQAFEGHIQGEATNHDRLKALADISAMTAMAGQLSHDHMMNKAERGVVYAIQQRLLKMVPLLSSIAHNLSDADLQIRKGLSRSLLDRFDRLQFLPHTLSDKEWTFQEMEQSQDKTDAGTSWNDLVRKDLITLSQNILVLWSQILQLRTSLDKKITLSSTLAQETRKVRYFPLRPDTYLSLRIFCGFILTYALLCFIWWITGWAQMPRAILLASVTVGFFGATENTILAVGKLARFLLIIMLLTWIFCFFIFPLTRDFLSFALAMGLFIIPIGAWSAQNVMGRLILALGVSTMNLQNGFVPMGFDTFIAEFAANFLGVFAAFSCLGMVRSLTTDHTLNRLLKRGRQDLQNLTEQADKKGSDKYVLNGLNRISLYAARMASQGQTWRSDRIMSCLIAGMTIGDLRYHGDQSDTKIRQAIQVLLELLKKDLFAPVWPQTLRLTIDQALNAVWYGNIQTTETPILRSLVRLRLALFNEVPAWRPQR from the coding sequence ATGAAGTTTTCTGTTTCAACCTGGATTTACGCCATAAAGATATATCTGGCCTGCATTATCTCATTTGTCATTTCCTGCTGGATGGGCTTGGATCAGAATTACTGGACCATCCTGACCTGCTGTGTTTTGATGAATCCGTACAGCGGCATGACACGCGCCAAGTCCGTCCATCGGATGATCGGCACCCTTGCCGGAGGCGGCGGCGCCCTTTTTTATGCCAGCTTTCTGGCCAATGCACCGGTCCTCATGCTCATCGTTCTTGGCATCACGGGCGGAGCAGGTTTTGCCATGGCACTTCTTGACCGCACCCCGAGAAGCTATGGATACCGTATTTTCAGCGTGACTCTGATGCTTGTGGCCCTGCCCTCGGTGGGAAACCCGCTGCATATATTTGACACCACCGTGGCCCGGGTGTTTGAAATCGGCCTTGCCGTGCTGTGCACCACCCTTGTGGATGCCGTTATTTTTCCCAAAAGCATGCGGCCCATTGTCCTTAAAAAAATTGACATATGGCTCAAGGACACGGACGCCTGGACCCGGCAGGCCTTTGAAGGCCATATCCAGGGCGAAGCGACCAACCACGACCGGCTAAAGGCCCTTGCCGACATCAGCGCCATGACCGCCATGGCCGGTCAGTTAAGCCACGACCATATGATGAATAAAGCCGAAAGGGGCGTGGTCTATGCCATCCAGCAGCGACTGCTTAAGATGGTACCGCTGCTCTCCAGCATCGCCCACAACCTGTCCGATGCAGACTTGCAGATCCGCAAAGGTTTAAGCAGAAGCCTGCTTGATCGGTTCGACCGGCTCCAGTTCTTGCCGCATACCCTTTCGGACAAAGAGTGGACTTTTCAAGAGATGGAACAATCTCAGGATAAAACAGATGCCGGCACAAGCTGGAACGATCTGGTCCGGAAAGATTTGATCACACTATCCCAAAACATCCTGGTTCTGTGGTCACAAATCCTGCAGCTTCGCACAAGCCTGGACAAAAAAATCACCCTTTCAAGCACACTGGCCCAAGAAACCCGAAAGGTCCGGTATTTCCCTCTGCGCCCTGATACCTATTTGAGCTTACGCATTTTCTGTGGATTTATCCTCACCTACGCCCTCTTGTGTTTTATCTGGTGGATCACCGGCTGGGCGCAGATGCCCAGGGCCATACTTCTGGCATCCGTCACGGTAGGCTTTTTCGGGGCAACGGAAAACACCATCCTTGCCGTTGGCAAGCTGGCACGATTCCTTTTGATCATCATGCTGTTAACCTGGATCTTCTGTTTTTTCATTTTTCCGCTCACCCGGGATTTTTTGAGCTTTGCCCTGGCCATGGGCCTGTTTATCATCCCCATCGGTGCCTGGTCGGCCCAGAATGTCATGGGCCGGCTGATCCTTGCTTTGGGTGTAAGCACCATGAATTTACAGAACGGTTTTGTGCCCATGGGCTTTGATACCTTTATTGCTGAGTTTGCCGCCAATTTTCTGGGGGTATTTGCAGCCTTCTCCTGCCTGGGGATGGTGCGTTCCCTGACCACGGATCATACACTGAACCGCCTGTTAAAACGGGGAAGACAGGATCTGCAAAATCTCACAGAACAGGCAGATAAAAAGGGCAGTGACAAATATGTGCTCAACGGCCTGAACCGAATCAGTCTTTATGCCGCCCGGATGGCATCCCAGGGCCAGACCTGGCGCAGCGACAGGATCATGAGCTGCCTGATTGCCGGTATGACTATTGGTGATCTGCGATACCACGGGGATCAGTCTGACACGAAAATCCGCCAGGCAATCCAGGTACTTTTGGAATTATTGAAAAAAGATTTGTTTGCACCGGTGTGGCCCCAAACGCTTCGGCTGACCATTGACCAGGCACTGAATGCGGTGTGGTATGGCAATATCCAAACAACAGAAACCCCGATCCTGCGCAGCCTGGTCCGGCTGCGCCTGGCCCTGTTTAACGAGGTCCCTGCATGGAGGCCCCAGCGATGA
- a CDS encoding cupin domain-containing protein has protein sequence MSESKNTKETATTPFTGESIFPRGGKNDAYARYFTGTSYLEMLSLERVVIGNATFEPGCRNFWHIHHKGGQVILVTGGRGWYQEAGQPARELVAGDVVNIPPETKHWHGAAKDSWFAHVAVEVPAEGASNEWLEPVSDEEYDKLK, from the coding sequence ATGAGCGAATCAAAAAACACCAAAGAAACGGCAACCACCCCTTTTACAGGCGAAAGCATTTTCCCCCGGGGAGGCAAGAACGATGCATATGCCCGCTACTTTACCGGCACCAGTTACCTGGAGATGCTCTCCCTGGAACGGGTGGTCATCGGCAATGCCACCTTTGAACCGGGCTGCCGTAATTTCTGGCACATCCACCACAAAGGCGGCCAGGTCATTCTGGTCACCGGCGGACGCGGCTGGTATCAGGAAGCAGGGCAACCTGCCAGGGAACTTGTTGCCGGAGACGTTGTCAACATTCCGCCGGAAACCAAACACTGGCACGGCGCCGCCAAGGACAGCTGGTTTGCCCACGTCGCCGTCGAAGTTCCTGCCGAAGGTGCTTCCAACGAGTGGCTGGAGCCGGTCTCCGACGAGGAATACGATAAACTCAAATAA